Proteins encoded in a region of the Anopheles ziemanni chromosome 2, idAnoZiCoDA_A2_x.2, whole genome shotgun sequence genome:
- the LOC131282581 gene encoding kinesin light chain, protein MTQMAQEEIVSNTKTVMQGLEALRVEHMTLMNNLAEGSKNDPDKMEIVKRNMENIELGLSEAQVIVMLFAHLQNIEAEKQKLRTQVKRLCQENVWLRDELAITQQKLQASEQSVAQLEEEKKHLEFMASVKKYDEIQENEDNLEKSRTDPVVELFPEDEAEERNNMSPTPPNQFANHANAGYEIPARLRTLHNLVIQYASQGRYEVAVPLCKQALEDLEKTSGHDHPDVATMLNILALVYRDQNKYKEAANLLNDALTIREKTLGENHPAVAATLNNLAVLYGKRGKYKDAEPLCKRALEIRENVLGKSHPDVAKQLNNLALLCQNQAKYEEVEMYYKRALEIYEMKLGGDDPNVAKTLNNLASCYLKQGKYKEAEMLYKEVLTRAHEREFGTINGENKPIWQVAEEREENKQKNRENTPYGEYGGWHKAAKVDSPTVTTTLKNLGALYRRQGKYEAADTLEDCALRSKKEALDLVKQSKVLGVADDNKRQKSGNSKEDNEDHNKRVHK, encoded by the exons ATGACTCAAATGGCCCAGGAAGAGATCGTGTCGAACACCAAAACGGTCATGCAAGGCCTGGAAGCCCTGCGTGTGGAGCATATGACATTGATGAACAACCTTGCGGAGGGTAGCAAAAATGATCCGGACAAAATGGAAATCGTGAAGCGCAACATGGAAAATATTGAACTGGGGCTAAGCGAAGCCCAG GTAATTGTGATGCTGTTTGCTCATCTGCAAAATATCGAAGCCGAAAAGCAAAAGCTACGTACTCAGGTTAAACGACTGTGTCAGGAGAACGTATGGTTGCGTGACGAGTTGGCCATAACGCAGCAGAAACTGCAGGCATCGGAACAGAGCGTAGCACAGctggaggaagaaaagaaacatctcGAATTTATGGCTTCGGTGAAAAAGTACGACGAAATACAGGAAAACGAAGATAATCTAGAGAAATCTCGTACCGATCCTGTGGTCGAGCTTTTCCCGGAGGACGAAGCCGAAGAACGGAACAATATGTCACCGACTCCTCCGAACCAGTTCGCTAACCATGCGAATGCCGGTTATGAGATACCGGCCCGTTTGCGAACGCTACACAATCTGGTTATACAGTATGCCTCGCAGGGCCGCTATGAAGTAGCTGTCCCATTGTGCAAACAAGCATTGGAGGATCTGGAAAAGACTAGCGGACATGATCATCCGGACGTTGCTACAATGCTTAACATACTAGCTCTGGTGTATCGGGATCAg aaCAAATACAAGGAGGCAGCCAACCTGCTTAACGATGCCCTCACAATTCGCGAGAAAACTCTGGGTGAAAACCATCCAGCCGTTGCAGCGACCTTGAACAACTTGGCCGTACTGTACGGTAAACGTGGAAAGTACAAGGATGCTGAGCCACTGTGCAAACGTGCACTGGaaataagagaaaatgttcttggAAAATCGCACCCTGACGTAGCCAAGCAGTTGAACAATTTGGCTTTGCTTTGTCAAAATCAG gCAAAGTACGAAGAAGTTGAAATGTACTACAAACGAGCATTAGAAATCTATGAGATGAAGCTTGGTGGTGACGATCCAAACGTCGCAAAGACACTCAACAATCTTGCCAGTTGCTATCTGAAACAAGGCAAATACAAGGAGGCAGAAATGCTCTACAAAGAGGTGCTAACAAGAGCTCACGAGCGGGAGTTCGGTACAATCAATGGAGAAAACAAACCGATATGGCAGGTAGCGGAGGAGCGAGAGGAGAACAAGCAGAAGAATCGTGAAAATACGCCGTATGGAGAGTACGGTGGATGGCATAAGGCGGCCAAGGTTGATTCACCCACTGTCACCACGACGCTAAAAAATCTGGGTGCCCTGTATAGACGCCAGGGCAAGTACGAAGCAGCCGATACGCTGGAAGATTGTGCTCTCAGAAGCAAAAAAGAG GCATTGGATTTGGTGAAACAGTCGAAAGTGCTGGGTGTTGCGGATGATAACAAACGCCAGAAGAGCGGCAACAGCAAAGAAGATAATGAAGATCACAACAAACGAGTGCACAAATAA
- the LOC131282586 gene encoding large ribosomal subunit protein uL13: MVRVKKPILIDGRGHLVGRLASVIAKQLLSGRSVVVVRCEDLQLSGHFFRNKIKFLAYLRKRCNVNPARGPFHFRAPSRMLWKAVRGMVPHKTKRGQDALHRLKVYEGIPQPYDRQKRLVVPIALRKLCLRPDRKYCTIDRVAHEVGWKYRDVVSNLEAKRKIKSRLAYLHKKKLKKITWKARSTVADKIKSQNEVLKEYGFLTSEFEQKYSKPVLNAVPPKPTKRQRKELALVAKAARKAARLEAKAAAKAAGKPVRKAVKKKKTTAKKEPAKAKA, encoded by the exons ATGGTACGCGTGAAGAAG CCGATTTTGATTGACGGACGTGGACACTTGGTTGGCCGATTGGCTTCGGTCATCGCCAAGCAACTCCTCAGCGGTCGTTCGGTGGTCGTGGTGCGTTGCGAGGATTTGCAGCTCTCCGGCCATTTCTTCCGCAACAAGATCAAGTTCTTGGCCTACCTGCGAAAGCGATGCAACGTCAACCCGGCACGCGGTCCATTCCATTTCCGTGCTCCCAGCCGTATGCTGTGGAAGGCCGTTCGTG GAATGGTTCCGCACAAGACCAAGCGCGGCCAGGATGCTCTGCATCGGCTGAAGGTGTACGAGGGTATTCCCCAACCGTATGACAGGCAAAAGCGCTTGGTTGTTCCGATTGCCTTGCGAAAGCTTTGCCTGCGTCCGGATAGAAAG taCTGCACCATCGATCGCGTTGCCCACGAAGTCGGATGGAAGTACCGCGATGTTGTAAGCAACCTTGAAGCTAAGCGCAAGATTAAGTCTCGGTTGGCTTATCTGCACAAGAAGAAACTgaag AAAATCACATGGAAGGCTCGCTCCACTGTCGCTGACAAGATCAAGTCACAAAATGAAGTACTCAAGGAGTATGGCTTTTTGACGTCCGAGTTCGAGCAGAAGTACAGTAAGCCGGTGCTGAATGCTGTTCCACCGAAGCCTACCAAGCGCCAGCGCAAGGAATTGGCTCTTGTTGCGAAGGCCGCCCGTAAGGCTGCCCGCCTGGAGGCTAAGGCCGCGGCTAAGGCCGCGGGTAAGCCCGTGCGTAAGGCagtaaagaagaagaagactacTGCTAAGAAAGAGCCGGCGAAGGCGAAAGCATAA
- the LOC131282582 gene encoding uncharacterized protein LOC131282582 — translation MKPRWNIVVTITLIVQIRTALVIAKAIIDQKAEETQNVNVPEQAQKRIGYDYPSPALPVTFDDHQHDEHAAPVPLLQQETLVEHQPEHEEHHHFEEHLHHEEHHDPGYWKKKLIWKEGWKKIWKPGKKQIWKPDWKKIWKPIWVPTEIPVWKDTQVPAWKQIWKPVWKEIQVPAWKEIQVPDWKKIWKPIWVPIKVPAWKEIQVPAWKQIWKPVWKEVQVPDWKEVQVPAWKQYWYPEWIKVGIPGEKFLGKDHDGWEYTSHDLWKKKLVWKSGWKKIWKTEQKQIWRTDKKLEWKAAWKQIWHAAKKQVWVEDKKLGWKEAWKQVWRTEKKQIWVPEKKLEWKAAWVQIWKPSKKLVWAPDKKLEWKEAWKQIWVPDWKEIWLPAWKKIWKPVWISEWFPSPDHHDHHHHHEEIEHSGWARKDDTDGKVLFKRSDNGTAHPKAIEDQLSAGSAKTSSVLAKGDATENKTELRFPS, via the exons ATGAAACCCCGATGGAACATTGTG GTTACTATCACCTTGATAGTACAGATACGGACAGCGCTAGTAATAGCAAAAGCCATTATCGACCAAAAGGCGGAGGAAACCCAAAATGTTAACGTACCAGAACAGGCACAAAAACGCATCGGCTACGACTATCCGTCCCCAGCACTGCCAGTAACGTTCGACGATCATCAGCACGATGAACATGCGGCACCGGTGCCTTTACTGCAGCAGGAAACGTTAGTCGAACATCAGCCCGAGCACGAGGAGCACCACCACTTCGAGGAACACCTGCACCACGAGGAACACCATGATCCGGGCTACTGGAAGAAGAAGCTCATCTGGAAGGAgggatggaagaaaatttgGAAACCGGGCAAAAAGCAAATTTGGAAGCCTGATTGGAAGAAAATCTGGAAGCCAATATGGGTACCCACGGAAATACCGGTTTGGAAGGACACTCAGGTTCCGGCATGGAAGCAAATCTGGAAACCGGTTTGGAAGGAGATTCAGGTTCCGGCGTGGAAGGAGATCCAGGTCCCTGACTGGAAGAAGATTTGGAAGCCCATCTGGGTGCCTATAAAGGTGCCGGCGTGGAAGGAAATACAGGTACCGGCCTGGAAGCAAATTTGGAAGCCCGTGTGGAAGGAAGTACAGGTACCCGATTGGAAGGAGGTTCAAGTTCCGGCCTGGAAGCAGTACTGGTATCCGGAGTGGATCAAGGTAGGCATACCGGGCGAGAAGTTCCTTGGCAAGGACCACGACGGCTGGGAGTACACCAGCCACGATCTGTGGAAGAAGAAGCTGGTCTGGAAGTCGGGATGGAAGAAAATCTGGAAAACCGAGCAAAAGCAAATTTGGCGTACGGACAAAAAGCTCGAGTGGAAGGCGGCCTGGAAACAGATTTGGCATGCAGCCAAAAAGCAGGTTTGGGTTGAAGACAAAAAGCTCGGCTGGAAGGAAGCCTGGAAGCAGGTGTGGAGGACGGAGAAGAAACAGATTTGGGTTCCGGAAAAGAAGCTCGAATGGAAGGCGGCTTGGGTTCAAATTTGGAAGCCCAGCAAAAAGCTCGTCTGGGCGCCGGACAAGAAGCTTGAATGGAAGGAAGCATGGAAGCAGATTTGGGTTCCGGATTGGAAGGAAATTTGGCTGCCAGCCTGGAAAAAAATCTGGAAACCGGTGTGGATTTCGGAATGGTTCCCATCGCCCGATCATcacgaccatcatcatcatcacgaaGAGATCGAGCACAGTGGCTGGGCTAGGAAAGATGATACCGATGGGAAGGTACTTTTCAAGCGCAGTGACAATGGTACGGCACATCCCAAGGCCATCGAAGACCAGCTTTCGGCGGGATCCGCCAAAACTTCCTCGGTCCTTGCGAAAGGCGACgcaacggaaaataaaacggaacTCCGGTTTCCTTCGTGA